A genomic window from Vagococcus sp. CY52-2 includes:
- a CDS encoding tyrosine-type recombinase/integrase, which produces MSYNVQPLRSQTEIDDFLFWLRRTNYPERDTFLFIFGINNGLRMSDIVKLKVRDIKYEKRPIIVERKTGKRKVLYLDNLQDAIAEYIKGKDDDEWLFPSRQQGGHLKVNTVYKQYQKIADNLGRKDIGTHSLRKTFGYHYYRKTRDIATLMEIFNHSSEKVTKRYIGITTDEIGNTLADFRLGI; this is translated from the coding sequence ATGTCGTATAATGTTCAACCATTACGTAGTCAAACTGAGATAGATGATTTTTTATTTTGGCTTAGAAGAACAAACTATCCAGAACGCGATACCTTTCTATTTATTTTTGGGATTAACAATGGATTAAGGATGTCGGATATTGTGAAACTAAAAGTAAGAGATATCAAATATGAAAAGCGTCCGATCATTGTTGAAAGAAAAACTGGGAAACGAAAAGTATTGTATCTTGATAATTTACAAGATGCCATTGCAGAGTACATTAAAGGAAAAGACGATGATGAGTGGTTGTTTCCAAGTCGTCAACAAGGTGGACACTTGAAAGTAAACACGGTGTATAAACAGTATCAAAAAATCGCCGATAATTTAGGAAGAAAAGATATTGGCACTCACTCTCTTAGAAAAACATTTGGTTATCATTATTACCGAAAAACACGAGATATTGCAACATTAATGGAAATATTTAATCATAGTTCTGAAAAAGTGACGAAACGATATATTGGCATAACAACAGATGAGATTGGCAATACGTTAGCAGATTTCAGATTAGGAATATAA
- a CDS encoding heavy metal translocating P-type ATPase, which produces MSNNQNNNHNMHDMRHDSMKHTDHDMSHMSMDHSKMDMSDHQMAGMDHSMHMGNFKKKFFVSLILAIPIILLSPMMGMTLPIQISFTGSEWIVMVLSTILFFYGGQPFLSGARMELSQKQPAMMTLIAMGISVSYFYSLYGFIMNLVNPTTHVMNFFWELATLIVVMLLGHWIEMNAVSNASNSLKKIAALLPDNVTRITQSGKEEQVSLSDVHINDQLIVRSGDKIPADGTVIKGNTMVNEFMITGESQGIVKNIDDKVIGGTINGNGTIEIKVTGTGKSGYISKVMDMVQQAQNEKIPLESLSDKVAKWLFYVALGSGIISFIIWLIISKDVGIAFERMVTVLVIACPHALGLAIPLVIARSTSLAAQNGLLLKNKKALEATNHIDYVFLDKTGTLTQGQFAVTGFNMISDQLSENEALKIIGALEKNANHPIATGIMDYINQKQLTPYDSSDTQAISGVGVTAVVNGKTAKIVNEKGLTDVSTQFNPSIKKEYQEQGNTLSFLIYDGSLIAMIALGDTIKPESKEFIAKLKEQGITPVMLTGDNQQAAETVAKYLGLDHYYSELLPGDKEKIVKEYVNKGDNVMMVGDGVNDAPSLISATVGVAIGAGTDVAIDSADIVLTNSNPEDVLKLLNLAKYTRRKMIQNLWWGAGYNIAAIPLAAGVLAPIGILLNPAVGAILMSLSTVIVAINALTLRIGKE; this is translated from the coding sequence ATGTCTAACAATCAAAATAATAATCATAATATGCATGATATGCGACATGATTCTATGAAGCATACTGATCACGATATGTCACATATGTCAATGGATCATTCTAAGATGGATATGAGTGATCATCAAATGGCAGGTATGGATCACTCCATGCATATGGGAAATTTTAAAAAGAAATTTTTTGTTTCTCTTATTTTAGCTATCCCTATTATATTATTATCACCTATGATGGGAATGACACTTCCAATTCAAATTAGCTTTACTGGTTCTGAGTGGATTGTCATGGTTTTATCAACTATCTTATTTTTCTACGGTGGCCAACCATTTTTAAGTGGAGCACGTATGGAATTAAGTCAAAAGCAACCAGCAATGATGACACTCATCGCCATGGGGATATCGGTTTCTTATTTTTATAGTTTATATGGGTTTATCATGAATCTTGTTAATCCAACTACTCATGTCATGAACTTTTTCTGGGAGCTTGCGACGTTAATTGTCGTTATGCTACTCGGTCATTGGATTGAAATGAATGCAGTAAGTAACGCCAGCAACTCATTAAAAAAAATTGCGGCATTATTACCAGATAATGTCACAAGAATCACACAATCAGGAAAAGAAGAACAAGTCTCTTTATCTGATGTTCATATTAATGACCAATTGATTGTACGCAGTGGGGATAAAATTCCAGCAGATGGAACGGTTATTAAGGGGAATACCATGGTCAACGAATTTATGATTACAGGTGAATCACAAGGTATTGTAAAAAACATCGATGACAAAGTAATCGGCGGGACCATTAATGGAAATGGAACAATTGAAATAAAAGTGACTGGCACTGGAAAATCCGGCTATATTTCAAAAGTAATGGACATGGTACAACAAGCTCAAAACGAAAAAATTCCACTAGAATCTTTATCAGATAAGGTAGCTAAATGGTTGTTTTATGTGGCATTAGGTAGTGGAATCATTAGTTTTATCATTTGGCTTATCATTAGTAAAGATGTTGGGATAGCATTTGAGCGTATGGTAACAGTTTTAGTTATTGCCTGCCCACATGCACTTGGTTTAGCCATTCCTTTGGTTATTGCTCGTTCAACTTCTCTTGCTGCTCAAAATGGTTTATTATTAAAAAATAAAAAAGCACTTGAAGCAACTAACCATATTGACTATGTTTTCTTAGATAAAACAGGCACCTTAACTCAAGGGCAGTTTGCTGTAACTGGTTTTAACATGATTTCTGATCAGCTATCTGAAAACGAGGCATTAAAAATTATAGGGGCGCTAGAAAAAAATGCTAACCACCCTATCGCTACAGGTATCATGGATTATATTAATCAAAAACAATTGACGCCTTATGATTCATCAGATACTCAAGCTATTTCTGGTGTTGGAGTTACAGCTGTAGTCAATGGAAAAACAGCAAAAATAGTAAATGAAAAAGGATTAACAGATGTGTCTACTCAATTTAATCCTTCAATAAAAAAAGAGTACCAAGAACAAGGAAATACATTGAGTTTCCTAATATATGATGGTTCACTTATTGCCATGATTGCTCTTGGTGATACCATTAAGCCTGAATCTAAAGAGTTTATTGCTAAATTAAAAGAGCAAGGTATCACACCTGTTATGTTAACTGGTGATAATCAACAAGCAGCTGAAACAGTTGCTAAATATCTTGGACTTGATCATTATTATAGTGAGTTATTGCCAGGTGATAAAGAAAAAATTGTGAAAGAATACGTTAATAAAGGTGATAACGTGATGATGGTAGGCGACGGAGTGAATGATGCTCCTAGTTTGATTAGTGCAACAGTTGGTGTGGCTATTGGTGCTGGAACTGACGTAGCTATTGATTCAGCCGATATTGTTTTAACTAATAGTAATCCTGAAGACGTATTAAAATTACTTAACTTGGCTAAGTACACTCGACGTAAAATGATTCAAAATTTATGGTGGGGAGCAGGTTATAATATTGCGGCTATTCCATTAGCTGCTGGAGTCCTTGCTCCAATAGGCATTTTACTAAACCCAGCTGTCGGTGCTATTTTGATGTCATTGAGTACGGTTATTGTCGCTATCAATGCTTTAACGTTACGGATTGGAAAAGAATAA
- the aroF gene encoding 3-deoxy-7-phosphoheptulonate synthase has protein sequence MIVIMKLGATSEQINQVVKRIEESDLEVQVNTGEEQVILGIKGDTRNIQDIAFNSYDGVDKTVRITNTYKLTSREFHPDNTVVDVDGLKIGDGSFVTMAGPCSIEGLDQIRETARIAKAGGASILRGGAFKPRTSPYAFQGLEEEGLKYIRQAADEFDMKVITEVMDEAHIDMVAEYSDILQIGARNMQNYKLLSAVGQTGKPIGLKRGIAGTIDEWLNAAEYIAVAGKSDVIFIERGIRTYETATRNTFDLSAIPIIKKLSHFPIIADPSHGTGVWDLVTPMARASVAAGADGMIVEIHPDPANAWSDGQQSLNEKTYLRMMDEVNVLVKAMEEIKSL, from the coding sequence ATGATCGTTATTATGAAATTAGGTGCAACAAGTGAGCAAATTAATCAAGTCGTAAAAAGAATTGAAGAAAGTGATTTAGAAGTTCAAGTCAACACTGGTGAAGAACAAGTCATTTTAGGAATTAAAGGTGATACACGAAATATTCAAGATATTGCGTTCAACAGTTATGATGGGGTAGATAAAACTGTTCGTATTACCAACACATATAAACTAACTTCTCGTGAATTTCATCCAGATAACACAGTAGTTGATGTTGATGGGTTAAAAATTGGTGATGGAAGTTTCGTTACAATGGCTGGTCCATGTTCAATCGAAGGATTAGACCAAATTCGTGAAACTGCTCGTATCGCAAAAGCTGGTGGTGCATCTATCTTACGTGGTGGCGCGTTCAAACCTCGTACTTCTCCATACGCTTTCCAAGGTTTGGAAGAAGAAGGATTAAAATACATTAGACAAGCAGCTGATGAGTTTGATATGAAAGTTATTACAGAAGTGATGGATGAAGCTCATATTGATATGGTTGCTGAATACTCTGATATTTTACAAATTGGTGCTAGAAACATGCAAAACTACAAATTACTTAGCGCTGTGGGACAGACTGGTAAACCAATTGGCTTAAAACGTGGGATTGCTGGAACGATTGATGAGTGGTTAAATGCTGCAGAGTACATTGCTGTTGCTGGAAAAAGTGATGTTATCTTTATCGAGCGTGGTATCCGTACTTACGAAACAGCGACACGAAACACGTTTGATTTAAGTGCCATCCCTATTATTAAAAAATTAAGCCACTTCCCTATTATTGCTGATCCTAGTCATGGTACTGGTGTATGGGACTTAGTGACACCAATGGCAAGAGCTAGTGTCGCTGCAGGAGCTGATGGCATGATCGTTGAAATTCACCCAGATCCAGCAAATGCTTGGTCAGACGGACAACAATCATTAAATGAAAAAACTTACTTACGAATGATGGACGAAGTCAATGTATTAGTTAAAGCAATGGAAGAAATTAAATCACTATAA
- the eis gene encoding enhanced intracellular survival protein Eis: protein MESKDAHENLTLKKVELKYLKQFNELLRYVFQVTDSDIEESGYEDESEIIRAKRPVLREADVYGWFTQDDELISQLAIYPCEINIHDTVYEMAGLTGVGTYPEYTNMGLMSELIKLGLVKMRDNKQWISYLYPYNIPYYRRKGWEIMSDKISFEIKDTQLPKPVDVPGYVEREDIDHEDVYKVYDAFAEQNHGAMIRSDLNWEEYWRWENEEERTAAIYYSADGEPCGVCFYWIAEEVFHIKEMFYLNQEARKGLWNFVSAHFSMIDRVVGATYKNEPIAFLFEDSEIKESIEPYFMARIVDVEQFIKQYPFITTGKPFHFVVTDPIAEWNNNHFSLMWDEDNHLTVTNEAIGNPVYVDIQTLTALLMSYKRPSYLYRIERLKTDKETLRTLERIIPDQEAYFSDYF, encoded by the coding sequence ATGGAATCAAAAGATGCACACGAGAATTTAACCTTAAAAAAGGTCGAACTAAAATATTTGAAACAATTTAATGAGTTACTTCGTTATGTCTTTCAAGTTACTGACTCTGATATTGAGGAGAGTGGCTATGAAGATGAATCTGAAATTATTCGTGCCAAACGTCCTGTCTTACGTGAAGCAGATGTTTATGGTTGGTTTACTCAAGATGATGAGTTAATTTCTCAATTAGCTATCTATCCTTGTGAGATTAACATCCATGATACTGTCTATGAAATGGCTGGTTTAACTGGTGTTGGAACGTACCCAGAATACACTAACATGGGATTAATGAGTGAGTTGATTAAATTGGGTTTAGTTAAAATGCGTGATAATAAGCAATGGATTTCTTATCTCTACCCTTATAATATCCCTTACTACCGTCGTAAGGGCTGGGAAATTATGTCCGATAAAATATCATTTGAAATAAAAGACACACAACTTCCAAAACCAGTTGACGTGCCTGGTTATGTTGAACGCGAGGATATTGACCATGAAGATGTTTACAAAGTCTATGACGCATTTGCTGAACAAAACCATGGGGCAATGATTCGTTCTGATTTAAACTGGGAAGAATATTGGCGTTGGGAAAATGAAGAAGAACGAACAGCCGCTATTTATTATAGTGCAGATGGCGAGCCTTGTGGAGTTTGTTTTTACTGGATAGCTGAAGAAGTGTTTCATATCAAAGAGATGTTTTATTTAAACCAAGAAGCTAGAAAAGGGCTTTGGAATTTTGTGTCTGCCCATTTTTCAATGATTGACCGTGTTGTTGGTGCTACCTATAAAAATGAGCCAATTGCCTTTTTATTTGAAGACAGTGAAATAAAAGAATCCATTGAGCCTTACTTTATGGCACGCATTGTAGATGTTGAGCAATTCATCAAACAATACCCGTTTATCACTACGGGTAAACCATTCCACTTTGTTGTGACTGATCCTATTGCTGAGTGGAATAATAACCACTTTAGTTTAATGTGGGATGAGGATAATCATTTGACTGTAACAAATGAAGCTATTGGAAATCCTGTTTATGTTGATATTCAGACGCTCACTGCTCTTCTAATGAGTTATAAACGTCCGTCATATCTTTATCGTATTGAACGATTAAAAACGGATAAAGAAACACTTAGAACGCTTGAGAGAATCATTCCTGATCAAGAAGCATACTTTAGTGATTATTTCTGA
- a CDS encoding choloylglycine hydrolase family protein → MCTSITLQSEDKINFLARTMDFGFELNGLPIVIPRNYASTFHFEGTSKTTYAFVGTGQKIGRDYMFADGVNEKGLAIAELYYLNEASYQTSPVEGKINLTQDEFLTWVLGHVASIDELKEVIKQVEMIGVSNPLLSVMSPLHFIVSDKTGKCVVIETNNETLTIKDNPVGVMTNSPTLEWHLTNLNNYLFIKPTNYQPKKFEDYTIKPFGQGSGTYGLPGGLTSPERFVRATYMKTYAEKGKNESQALNSIFHILNTVTIPKGVNIEDDGHYDYTQYRAAFNLNSATYYFNPYYTQEVFSVELTEDLCSKDDATVFSVSQDFSITKLN, encoded by the coding sequence ATGTGCACAAGTATAACATTACAATCAGAAGATAAAATAAACTTTTTGGCTCGTACCATGGATTTTGGATTTGAATTAAATGGATTACCGATCGTTATACCAAGAAATTATGCATCAACCTTTCATTTTGAAGGTACTTCAAAAACAACCTATGCTTTTGTTGGGACAGGGCAAAAAATCGGTCGTGATTACATGTTTGCTGATGGGGTGAATGAAAAAGGACTTGCTATTGCAGAGCTTTATTATCTTAATGAAGCATCTTATCAAACCAGTCCAGTTGAAGGGAAAATTAATTTAACTCAAGACGAATTTTTAACATGGGTACTTGGGCATGTTGCAAGCATTGATGAATTAAAAGAAGTCATAAAGCAAGTAGAGATGATTGGAGTAAGCAACCCCTTATTATCTGTTATGTCACCACTACATTTTATCGTGTCAGATAAAACCGGAAAATGCGTTGTGATAGAAACAAATAATGAGACGCTAACCATCAAAGATAATCCAGTTGGAGTCATGACAAATAGTCCAACACTTGAATGGCATTTAACGAATTTAAATAATTACTTATTTATCAAACCAACAAATTATCAACCAAAAAAATTTGAAGACTATACCATTAAACCTTTTGGACAAGGATCAGGAACATATGGTTTACCAGGTGGGTTAACATCACCAGAGCGGTTTGTGCGTGCAACTTATATGAAAACATACGCAGAAAAAGGAAAAAATGAATCTCAAGCTCTAAATAGCATCTTTCACATTTTAAACACTGTGACCATTCCTAAAGGAGTAAACATTGAAGACGATGGTCACTATGATTATACGCAATATCGTGCGGCATTTAACTTAAATAGTGCCACTTATTACTTTAATCCATACTATACACAGGAAGTATTTTCAGTAGAACTAACGGAAGATTTGTGCTCAAAAGATGACGCTACTGTATTTTCAGTATCACAAGATTTTTCTATCACAAAATTAAACTAA
- a CDS encoding NAD-binding protein, with product MGAGIISFAFTTIAKAFGCDVTVLQHDELVLKNFDQEFVSELIEINKKRGVSFFFNDEIERISSYSSIR from the coding sequence ATTGGTGCTGGGATTATCTCTTTTGCTTTTACGACAATTGCTAAAGCATTTGGATGCGACGTCACCGTGTTGCAGCATGATGAATTAGTTTTGAAAAATTTTGATCAGGAATTCGTCAGTGAATTGATTGAAATAAATAAAAAACGTGGTGTGTCTTTTTTCTTTAATGATGAAATTGAACGAATATCATCATACTCTTCAATTAGATAA
- the lepA gene encoding translation elongation factor 4 produces the protein MNFDEMKKRQESIRNFSIIAHIDHGKSTLADRILQQTETVSDREMQEQLLDSMDLERERGITIKLNAVELTYNAKDGKEYIFHLIDTPGHVDFTYEVSRSLAACEGAVLVVDAAQGIEAQTLANVYLAVDNDLEILPVINKIDLPAADPERVRKEIEDVIGIDASEAVLASAKAGIGIEDILEQIVEYVPAPDGDLNAPLKALIFDSVYDSYRGVVLNIRVFDGVVKPGDTIQLMNNGVQYEVSEVGIFSPKAVPRDFLMVGDVGYLTASIKNIQDTQVGDTITLADNPASEPLDGYRKMNPMVYCGLYPIDTSKYNDLREALERLQLNDSALDFEPETSQALGFGFRCGFLGLLHMDVIQERLEREFNLDLITTAPSVIYHVNLTDGSQVVVDNPAEFPEPGVIDSVEEPYVKAQIMVPNDYVGAVMDISQRKRGEFVTMDYLDDYRVNIVYNIPLSEIVFDFFDKLKSGTKGYASLDYELIGYRTSNLVKMDILLNAEKVDALSFIVHKDFAYERGKAIVEKLRKLIPRQQFEVPIQAAIGAKIVSRTDIKALRKNVLAKCYGGDVSRKRKLLEKQKEGKKRMKQIGSVEVPQEAFMAVLKMDDDEPKKK, from the coding sequence ATGAATTTTGATGAAATGAAAAAAAGACAAGAATCTATTCGGAATTTCTCCATCATAGCACATATTGACCATGGAAAATCAACGCTTGCTGACCGTATTTTACAACAGACCGAAACCGTTTCTGACCGTGAAATGCAAGAGCAGTTACTTGATTCAATGGACTTAGAAAGAGAACGCGGTATTACAATCAAATTAAATGCCGTTGAGTTAACTTATAATGCGAAAGATGGAAAAGAATATATTTTTCACTTAATAGATACACCTGGGCATGTCGATTTTACTTATGAAGTGTCACGCAGCTTAGCCGCTTGTGAAGGGGCTGTACTTGTGGTAGATGCAGCTCAAGGGATTGAAGCTCAAACGTTAGCCAATGTGTATTTAGCCGTTGATAATGATTTAGAAATTTTACCAGTTATTAATAAAATAGATTTACCTGCAGCAGATCCTGAGCGTGTTAGAAAAGAAATCGAAGACGTGATTGGGATTGACGCGAGTGAAGCCGTACTAGCTAGTGCAAAGGCTGGAATTGGGATTGAAGATATCTTAGAACAAATCGTTGAATACGTACCAGCTCCTGACGGTGATTTGAACGCACCACTAAAAGCACTGATTTTTGACTCTGTATACGACTCTTATCGTGGGGTTGTATTAAATATTCGTGTCTTTGATGGGGTCGTAAAACCAGGAGATACGATTCAATTAATGAATAACGGTGTTCAATACGAAGTTAGTGAAGTGGGCATTTTCTCTCCAAAAGCTGTTCCAAGAGATTTCTTGATGGTAGGGGACGTTGGTTACTTAACAGCAAGTATTAAAAATATTCAAGATACACAAGTAGGGGATACCATTACATTAGCGGATAATCCGGCGAGTGAACCTTTAGATGGTTATCGTAAAATGAACCCAATGGTGTATTGTGGATTATACCCTATTGATACATCAAAATACAATGATTTACGTGAAGCACTTGAACGTTTGCAATTAAATGACTCTGCTCTTGATTTTGAGCCAGAAACATCTCAAGCATTAGGGTTTGGATTCCGTTGTGGGTTCTTAGGACTACTACATATGGACGTTATCCAAGAGCGTTTAGAGCGTGAATTTAATTTAGATTTGATTACAACGGCACCGTCTGTAATTTATCATGTCAATTTAACTGATGGGTCACAAGTTGTCGTTGACAACCCGGCAGAATTCCCAGAGCCAGGTGTAATTGATAGCGTGGAAGAGCCTTATGTTAAAGCACAAATCATGGTACCAAATGATTATGTTGGGGCTGTCATGGACATTTCTCAACGTAAACGTGGTGAGTTTGTGACGATGGATTATTTAGATGATTACCGTGTAAATATCGTCTACAATATTCCATTATCTGAGATTGTCTTTGACTTCTTTGACAAATTAAAATCAGGGACAAAAGGCTATGCCTCACTTGATTATGAATTGATTGGTTATCGAACAAGTAACTTAGTTAAAATGGATATTTTACTAAATGCTGAAAAAGTTGATGCCTTGAGCTTTATCGTGCATAAAGACTTTGCGTACGAACGTGGGAAAGCCATCGTTGAAAAACTACGCAAGTTAATTCCAAGACAACAATTTGAGGTGCCTATCCAAGCCGCAATTGGTGCGAAAATTGTCTCTCGTACGGATATCAAAGCCTTACGTAAAAACGTGTTGGCGAAATGTTATGGTGGTGACGTCTCTCGTAAACGTAAATTGCTGGAAAAACAAAAAGAAGGTAAAAAACGGATGAAACAAATCGGATCAGTTGAAGTCCCACAAGAAGCCTTCATGGCCGTTCTTAAAATGGACGATGACGAGCCGAAGAAGAAATAG
- a CDS encoding GNAT family N-acetyltransferase, protein MKLIPIEQIDIPTIKHFKESFNQTQNIIHGANQLQRSKNINQWLRDVAILKTKDYKQSVQTTHYALINHLGEMVGISDVKHHLTPYLQKEGGHISYSISPAYQGKGYGTLLLKETLKKAHMLELKKVLLTCKETNIASKKVIENNQGIYQYTIVINQSKVEHYLIHLDNNNYIM, encoded by the coding sequence ATGAAGTTAATACCAATCGAACAAATAGATATTCCAACCATTAAACACTTTAAAGAGTCATTCAATCAAACCCAGAACATTATACACGGTGCCAATCAATTACAACGATCAAAAAACATCAATCAATGGTTACGAGATGTCGCAATTTTAAAAACAAAAGATTACAAACAATCGGTTCAAACAACACACTATGCACTCATCAATCACTTAGGTGAAATGGTTGGCATCTCTGATGTCAAACATCATCTAACTCCTTATCTACAAAAAGAAGGTGGACACATTAGTTATAGCATTTCACCTGCTTATCAAGGAAAAGGTTATGGAACATTATTACTTAAAGAAACGCTAAAAAAGGCACATATGTTAGAATTAAAAAAAGTACTGCTAACTTGTAAAGAAACTAACATTGCATCTAAAAAAGTGATTGAAAACAACCAAGGTATCTACCAATACACTATAGTGATAAACCAATCCAAAGTAGAACACTATCTCATTCATTTGGATAACAATAATTATATTATGTAA
- the aroB gene encoding 3-dehydroquinate synthase encodes MIEVNLPNHHYKIEVQRGLLKSCGQWVANIWRPQRVAIITDETVAELYGEDVADNLVDHGFDVTMLVVPPGEESKSLEKATLLYDALADNGFTRSDGVIALGGGVIGDLAGFVASTYMRGIHFLQIPTTLLAQVDSSIGGKTAVNTKKAKNLVGTFAQPDGVLIDPNVLKTLEMRRVREGIAEIIKSAAIADKQLWDYLGTLKNEEDLLNHAKEVIHASLEVKRHVVEEDEFDHGSRLTLNFGHTIGHAIEKTSGYGVISHGEGVSLGMVMISTRAEAFNQSPRGITKELITMLTKFHLPTRIALNRETIFEAITHDKKARGNTLKIILLKQIGKAKIVDIPIEQMKDYIIEEEV; translated from the coding sequence ATGATTGAAGTAAATTTACCAAATCACCATTATAAAATTGAGGTTCAACGAGGTCTTTTAAAATCTTGTGGGCAATGGGTGGCAAATATTTGGCGACCACAACGAGTAGCGATTATCACAGATGAAACTGTCGCAGAACTTTATGGTGAGGATGTGGCTGATAATTTAGTTGACCACGGCTTTGATGTTACCATGCTTGTTGTCCCACCAGGCGAAGAAAGCAAATCACTAGAAAAAGCGACACTTTTATATGATGCGCTAGCTGATAACGGCTTTACACGTAGTGATGGTGTCATTGCCTTAGGTGGAGGTGTCATTGGGGATTTAGCAGGATTTGTTGCCTCAACCTATATGAGAGGAATTCATTTCTTGCAAATTCCAACGACCTTACTAGCACAAGTTGATTCAAGTATTGGTGGAAAAACGGCAGTTAACACAAAAAAAGCGAAAAACCTTGTCGGAACGTTTGCGCAACCTGATGGTGTTTTAATTGACCCAAATGTTTTAAAGACATTGGAAATGAGACGTGTCAGAGAAGGTATCGCGGAAATCATCAAATCAGCTGCCATTGCAGATAAACAGCTTTGGGATTACTTAGGAACACTAAAAAATGAAGAAGATTTACTCAATCATGCAAAAGAAGTCATTCATGCCTCTTTAGAGGTAAAACGTCATGTTGTGGAAGAAGATGAATTTGACCATGGTAGTCGACTAACGCTTAACTTTGGACATACAATTGGTCATGCGATTGAAAAAACATCTGGTTATGGCGTCATTAGTCATGGTGAGGGGGTTAGCTTAGGTATGGTCATGATTTCGACTCGTGCCGAAGCGTTTAACCAATCACCTAGAGGCATTACCAAAGAATTAATTACCATGTTGACGAAATTTCATTTACCAACACGTATCGCGTTAAATCGTGAGACAATTTTTGAAGCCATTACGCATGATAAAAAAGCACGTGGGAACACACTAAAAATAATATTATTAAAACAAATTGGCAAAGCCAAAATCGTAGATATACCAATTGAACAAATGAAAGATTACATTATCGAGGAGGAAGTTTAG
- a CDS encoding shikimate dehydrogenase encodes MSCIEVNGHTRLAGFFASPAKHSLSPILHTTSFEELGINAVYLAFDIKPDQLTTAINSIRTLNMMGVNLSMPHKVNALPLMDELSKEATLIGAINTIVHKGGKLIGHNTDGFGFMESLRVNQIPIKNQTMTILGAGGAATAILVQAALDGFSDIHIFSRLGNRFDEMKKKILELSNIVDCKITLTDLFDSQTLKEAITRSHILVNSTSVGMINDESLIEDESLLRKDLVVYDVIYNPRKTKLLKQAEKKGCQTINGLDMLLYQGAKAFNLWTNQDMPIEKVKHIIEKA; translated from the coding sequence ATGTCATGTATTGAAGTGAATGGGCACACTAGATTAGCAGGATTTTTCGCTAGTCCCGCAAAGCATAGTTTATCTCCAATATTGCATACCACATCATTTGAAGAACTCGGTATCAATGCTGTTTATCTAGCATTTGATATTAAACCAGACCAACTGACCACAGCAATTAACTCGATTCGTACATTAAATATGATGGGAGTTAACTTATCAATGCCACATAAAGTTAACGCTCTACCACTCATGGATGAATTGTCTAAAGAAGCGACTTTGATAGGTGCGATTAATACAATTGTTCATAAAGGTGGTAAGTTAATAGGACATAATACAGATGGATTTGGTTTTATGGAAAGTTTGCGTGTTAATCAAATTCCTATTAAAAATCAAACGATGACGATTTTAGGAGCAGGTGGCGCAGCAACAGCTATTTTAGTCCAAGCAGCACTCGATGGTTTTAGTGACATTCACATTTTTAGTCGACTGGGTAATCGGTTTGATGAAATGAAAAAAAAGATTCTGGAATTATCTAATATAGTAGACTGTAAGATAACGCTGACGGATTTATTTGATTCACAGACTTTAAAAGAAGCCATTACTAGATCACATATACTCGTTAACTCAACCAGTGTTGGCATGATTAATGATGAGTCCTTAATTGAGGATGAGTCACTATTACGAAAAGACTTGGTTGTCTATGACGTGATTTATAACCCAAGAAAAACCAAACTCTTAAAACAAGCAGAGAAAAAAGGCTGCCAAACCATTAATGGGCTTGATATGTTATTGTATCAAGGAGCAAAGGCGTTTAATCTATGGACAAACCAAGATATGCCTATTGAAAAAGTAAAACACATAATAGAAAAAGCATAA
- a CDS encoding VOC family protein: protein MYLEHAARYVNDVETMKAFYESYVNATANEKYHNPKTGLATYFLLFETGA from the coding sequence ATGTATTTAGAGCATGCGGCAAGGTATGTTAATGATGTAGAAACAATGAAAGCGTTCTATGAAAGCTATGTTAATGCCACAGCAAACGAAAAATATCATAACCCAAAGACAGGATTAGCAACTTATTTTCTCTTATTTGAAACAGGTGCATGA